AGATGCATGGTGTCagtcttttgtttgtttctttctccTTGTACTAGTACTATCGAGAATTAATAGACTGTGTTGTTATGTCTCAAGCTTGGTTCACATTACCTTTTGAATGCGCACTAGACAAATCCATTGAGTCTACGTACTAGTCCACAAATTCATGTGTGAACTCATATTTCTGAAAAAGATTGAACATTATTGGAAAAGCATGATTAGTATACACCCTACAATCAGACTAACACCATCATTGGCGTGAAACTTATTTTGCCATAATTTAATCACTAATCAAATTGGGAGGAAATTTAAAATAGAACACTACTTATGGTTGCTGCTTAGAGATCTTGGCAAAGAGGTGAGAATCAacaaatttttaataaaaatttaatgcttaattagaagaaaataatttaataaaaattgaattatTCGACTAAGATAGAGAGAGCAATCTAATCCAAATtagttatcatatatatatataacatcctTCTAAAAGTGTATGTCACTACTGGGTTTTCCATTTTTATTGCACAATGAAAATTGCATTTCAACATCTTATGTAAATTGTACGTAAACTCTACAGAATTATGGGGCCCCAAATTCATTTGGCCTTCGACAATAGAATCCCGAATACAAAGCAATGGTTTTGCATTTCCCCCCTTATTTGTGTTGGCATTCACTCCAATTTGGAGAATTGTCAACAAACTTGAGTCGACAAGCATATCCAATATCCTACATTGTCATCCCACTTGTTCTATGCCATTGATGAATACCTGTCACACGGGATAGAGGCCTCCAAGTCTAGTATCACAAGTTTAGGTCTaattctctattgaaaacccatgttgacaataggaggtttgtccttcCTATAAGCTAGATtccaaatccaccatcttccgatatgagattctcatcaatcctccacATGGGAGTATGCACGTCCTCGTTCATGGCTAGGGTTTGACCTTTTTGACCGTCGGCCCATTTACTGCGCCGGACCTGTGAGCCAGGATCACATAGCCTTGCCAATCCAGTGGATCAGGATTTCCCAGTTACTTGAAcgacttttttctctctcttttttttacgtctttttctcttttccaacctgCCTATAATAGATTTGGCCCACTATATGCTAACCCAACTCGACGAGGGATGGACTCTTTGATAGGCCCACCTACGATAGTATCAACCCACAAGCTTGCACGCAGGCAAATGCACTCTCAatggattctcatcaatcctccccctgGGAGTATGCACTTCCTCGTGCATGGCTATGACTGTAACTTTTCGACCGTCGGCCCACTTACTGCCCCAGACCTGTGAGCCATGATCACATAGCCTTGCCAATCCAGTGGATCAGGGCTTTCCTAGTTATTTGAAcgccttttttctttctttttttttatgcatttttctATTTTCCAACCCTCTTTCTTTGGGTTTCCCAGTTACTTGAaatacttttttcttcttttttacgcatttttctcttttccaaatctctttcttttttttttacacctttttctcttttccaacccacCCACGAGGGATGGGCTCTGGGATAGGCTCGTCTACGATGGCATCAGCCCACAGGCCTACACCCAGGCAAgtgcactctcaatgaaagcaccaatgatgaatacccaccacacgggatgggggcccaagtctagcatcacaagtttgggcctaactctccaTTAAAAACTTAGGTTGACAATATGAAGTTTGtcatcccttataagctagactccaaatccaTAATTTTCTGATGTGGAATTCTCATAAGCCATATATCACACGTTATCTCCATTTGTGTCATTAGAGGAAAAAAAGGGTCAAGTGCATTCATAAGCTTGCAATCTTTCTTGCTGTCTACTTCATTCTATTTTCTTCTAATCCTCTTATTGTTAGTCCTCATATAGACAAACAGACTATCATTCACTTGATTCGATCTCTTCACTAAgtgacaaaattaattaattgacctgttgaaacttgaaagtacccgtttaattaattattttgcaCGTGGCATTATTTGAATGTAATGCTTGCATATGGAGAGATGAAGATGCATGGTGGAAGCAAACTATGTGGATAAGCGACGCAAAAGggaaatccaaatccaaacaccTCAACGATATTATTCGTTCTGGGTTAAAGATTCATCACAGATTTGTTCTTCGTAGGACATCGTCATTGATTCTTAAATCCTGAAAAACGCATCGTAATATGAGAGAGGTGCAAGAACTTATATGCCACTCGATTGAATTATGTCAATCTGATGTAAGATAATAATCTTGACACTCCACCACACTTGTGGATTAGGTTATGTTAGATCCAATAAGTGAACATGTAGATGTCATATCCGAATGGATCGAGTATTTGTCATaacatgttagaaattcaagccTAAATATATCAACGATATTATCCACTCTGAACAAGAACTTTACTTATATACTACTCGATTGGATTTCACCAATCCAATGTGATATTAGTCTATGTAAATATGGATTATCATGTATGAGTGTCTGTGTCTTCTAAATTCTTAAGATTTAATGGTTTGATTTTCAACATTATTATTCAGTCTAGCTATATAGTACTTCTATGTCTACTGATGCAGCCAAATAAGACTTAATGGTTTGATTTTCCCTGAAACCAACCGAAGAATGACTCGTGTGCATGGGAGACTAGTGCTTCCAATTATCCTTAAACACAAGGAAAGCCCACCAAATACTACTGAAGAGAGACTGGTGGAGAATAAAGGAAGGAGTGGCACtgagatattttttaaaatatactcTCTTACCCTTGCTTCGCTTTTTCCAATTATATATAAGTGGTGATAGACTGTTAGCTAGGAATGCTTTTAATTCAAGAGTTTCTTAGTATTGAATAATTGGTCTTTAATTGCCTTATCTGTTAGCACTTATTAATTTTTCCAAAGAAAAGTATCATTGTATATATACAAGTGTGTATGTATTGCTAGGTTTTTGGGAATTTTAGCCTTTGTGtctcatttttatgcatttgcagaaaacaaataacatattacATTCACAATTAACttttacaaataataaaaatcgtTGTACATGACCATACCATCTTAGCAATTTCCTCGCAACTTATCCCAAGTGGTTAATCGAGTCGTACCTTTCAATAGCTTTGACATGACACCGTTTCAGAATGAGAGAGAggttttggagaagaaaaaaggaataaatAGTGCAAAGACGGCTTGTTTTGTGTTCCTCTCACTTcagagagggaaagaaaaaaaaattggaaaagagAGTGGTCATTTTAGTCttttactgattttttttttgttttttgttttcgtttTGAAAAACGTCACAATAGACCGAATTGTATTCATTTACCCAGTAAAATAGGTAAGAGAATTCGAGGTTTAAGGACACTTGAGCcaccaaaaaaatgaattacATCCCACAGTataaaaaatacatcaaaagaaaaggataaaCACTGAACAAAGATATGAAGTTACAAAATTTCATTATTACTAGTCGGTAGACCGTGTAATGCACAGAAAAgctaataaaaatacaatttttaagttttatgaaattaattttttaattggtacgtgttataaaattaaaattataaataagttAGTATTACCATATATATGTATCCTTAGATGTTTCAacttttaaatttaataatttgtgCCTCAAATTTTATGTACGCATACCTTATCATCATATAATATATGGATGCATGtcttatccccacataatatatgaagaGAGTGTTTCTACGAATTGAACGTGTGACCTATAGATTGTACCTTTACAATTCTATTATTGGACTACATTTTTGCTTGTGAGGAAGAAAATTACTCAGACAAAAAAGTAACACAATAAGTCAATACTTGAGCTTATCTTTATCCTtaaattatatttgtttatttttatacaATAAGTCAGCTAAATAGCTAATGGCGGCTATACTTTCTGCCATAAATACCCAGCCTAACTCCATTGTGCACCATACCTTGAGAGAAAATCAAACAATGGCAGCTAATAAAGCTCCTAAGTATGGTTTCTTCCTAGCTATTTTCTGCATCCTTGTCCTTCTAGTGAGCTCTGGTGAGTgtcctttactttttttttttgaatacagggGAGAGGGCTGTGGGAGGCTTGAAttcgagacctctatgagatgCCACACACATGAGTGCTATCTGAGCTACTTGTGATTCTCGTGtccctatacatacatacacacacacatagatatatgtgatgcaagagtgtagtatatatgtataatttcGTGCCCTTGACTTGTGTGTATGTATAGACACATGTACTAATTAGTTAAGTTAATTGTGTGTGTGCATGTGTTTGGTAATTTTACTAATGAaagttttttttccaatatatgtatgtatgtatgtatgcagaAGTAAAGCCTAAAGAGGACAATCTGTGTGAGAGGGCAAGCAAGACATGGTCAGGGGGATGTAAGATAACATCACACTGTGACAACCAATGCAAGACTTGGGAACAGGCAGAGCATGGTGCATGTCATGTTCGAAATTCTAAGCACATGTGCTTCTGCTACTTCAATTGCAAGAAGTAATCAATCAATATTAATTAGCCGTGTAATTATGTGCCTcctcaataaattaattaaggcACAGTTAATTAATGAATAATGCTTTCTTGGCGAACCCATTGAGTACTAGTCCATACATTATTCATGGGTTCCCTGAGAAAAATTTAGTTGTGAAACTAAAGATGCATGGTGTCagtcttttgtttgtttctttctccTTGTACTAGTGCTACTGAGAATTAATAGACCGTGTTGTTATGTCTGAAGCTTGGTTCACATTACCTTTTGAGTGCGCACTAGACAAATCCATCGAGTATGCGTATTAGTCCACAAATTATGTATGCCAGAAAAGCCTTGAAAAATGCATGTGTGAACTCATACTTTCGAAGAAGATTGAACCTTATTGGAAGAGCATGACTAGTATACACTTTACAATCAGGCCAACACCATCATTGGCGTGAACCTTCACTACAACATAAAACGTGTTTAGCTGCGGTCAAAACCGTAGCTGCATGACCAAAAAATAGCGGATAAAAAATCTACCTGCGCTAGACAAACCGCAGGGGGAGTAGGCGTCACAAGATAGATACCTACGGTTTTACTAAGCGCAGGTATAGTATAAAATGCGTGCGGGCGGATTCCCTCTAGTACTTGATATCGTAAAACGCGACTATAAACGTCTATTAACCGCGGCTAGCCACATGAACTGATGCTAAAATCATTTGTAAGAAAGCACGGGTATAACTTTAATCTAACCGTAGGTAGAGTTTTTCATTTTAACTGTTGCGGATCTAGCCTTATTAAAAACCACACGAAACTGATTTTTTAAGCGCAGGTGGAGttgtaatattaattttttgattttttctttttttctcttataaTAACAATTTAATAATTACTAATACAGATAATCTACAGATCATCTAAATTGACAaaactaaaaacattaaaaacaatTATTCAAATTAATAGTTATAATTTTGATCTTAAATCGTAtccacataatatatatatatatatgctaattcAACAAAAATAGATTGTGCATAATGACATTCATGATCATGTAGATATTGAGTTCAACagctcaaaaatatcaaaaaagttGTAGCTATACAAAAGATCAATGGTCCCAATATGACATTGTGTAGCACGATGGATCGACCTGTAATAGGAATTGGGTAATTGATTAGGTTAACAATTGTCATAatgaaaatattgttcaatcTAGATCATAAATTCAATGACATGGAGACTTACTGATTCTAAGTTTATATTGGTCCATGACTAGCTGCAGAAAAGGAACGATTCTACTCAAATGAAGGGTTCACTGCACCATTTTCAGCACTAGTGGGAGTATGCACCTTGAACAATAGAACATCAACTTTAGCATTATTCAGAAAATTCAGACACAAGAAAGTATTAAAGACCCAAGATTGAATGCAAGATCAATATATAACCACCACTACCAAAAAAGTGAATCAGCTGATCAATATTTACACAGAACAAAATCAAATCATTTGGGAAGAACATCAACTTTAGCATTATTCAAAAAATTCAGGCACAAGAAAGCATTAAAGACCCAAGATTGAATGAAAGATCAATATATAACCACTACTACCAAAAAAATGAATCAGCTGATCAATATTTACACAGAACATAATCAATCCATTTGGGAAGATAGAAAACTGATCATATATGTTCATATTACCTCATTGTTTCTAGATGTTTGCAGCTGTGCCATCAATGCTTGGATTTGAGCTTGTAGTCCTAGAATATGTTCCTTGAACTCAGTCTGAAGATTAGACACTTGACCCTTGAGTTGTTCCACCTCTTCATTTCTGTTACTTCTCTCTCTATTAGTGGTAATACGAAAGCCACGGAGCTGGCGAGGCACCATACTCGACTTCTGAGATGGAACTGGTCCAGTCCCAACACCTTTCACACGGCCATGCCGATCAGGACCAAAGACTTCAGTGTAAACATCATCATTTCTCCAACCCATGTCTTCATCTCTTGATAATGCACTCTCTGGATTTTGAGTTATCTTGTCTTGGAGCTCCAACTGCATGTTAAATTACAAATACCATAAAATTATCCCAGGTGTACATATATAGCTAGTAAAttctatatacatataattaattagcAAAATTTCTCACTATCTTTTCTTTAACATTCTCGGTGACACAACTCCCATCTTTCCTCCTGTGTGTATTAATATACAACTGTCCACGAGAAGGAGCAATGCCATCTTTTTCTTTCTGCCATAATGAAGCTCATATAAACTAAattgtgcaagaaaaataacattATATAATTGAGTTAATATCATTTAGATACAAAACACTCACCATCTCATTAGCTACTCTTGCAAAACTTTTTGTTCCAATAGTGTGAGTCATGACTTGTTTTGCACGATTAGCTTTGTTTGTTTGGCTCATTTTCTGTTTCAAATTAATACCATGTTAGATTTTCATGACTTCTCTCAACTAGTGTTCTGTGTGCAATTTCTATCATTATATATAAAGTAGTTAAACATGTAAGCCTGAAATTATGTACCTGGTTTTCAGTGGAGCATCAATCACTGACAGCAGAAACCCATTGATCTTTGCTAACTTTAGGAGGAACCAAAAAAGCTATTTCTTCTTCTGTCATGGACTCAAGGTCGAAATATTCAGATCGAAGTTCATATTTAAAAGCTCTCCAATTTTTACCTAAGGTCTTAATGCCCCACTCCTTGATTATGGATTCTTTCTCAATGGGTATCACGAATCGCTTCTACAAATAcatgaaacaacttgaaaattTCTTAGGGATAAGACTGATACATATACAAAAACTTATAATGTGTTAAAACATACCGTAATCACTTTCCATAAATCGTGTTTCATTCTTGAAGGGAATTTTTTCCAACTTTTATAATTAATTGGTGCCAATGTTGACTTTCTCACTGCTGAGCCCATAAATTTAATTAGCTTTCCACCTTCTTTTCCAACTGGTTGGCCAAAACTATTGAATTCTACCACAATCTTTTGTCCTCTTGGAAGTTTCCAAATCTGTTTAAAAGTATTGTAACGCCTTTTCTTAGTTCTTGACTGATCTAAAGATTCTGCATGTAGACAAATGAATACATACATGTATCTATCTATAAGGTAATTGGCCATATGACATAAATACAATCAGATTAcaaatctttcaaatttcatGAAACAATCTTGGACATGTCATGAAATGATAAATCAAGAATTAAGGCACAATTCTTACCAATAGGGACTTCCTCACTTTCTTGCTCTGACTCCTCTATCATTTGTTCTCCAGTTTCCTCTGTCATCTGTTGTCCACCCTCGTGGGAGGTTCGAACCCTACTAGATGAGCCTCTTGATCTCTCACTAGATAGACGTTTTCTCATTTTGGTGCCTTACATTTAAAACTTGACTAgttataaactcaaaataacAAGATAAGCAACATACAGAGattcaaatataaaataacaagCAGTCAAGACGTTTATTAAATAATTCATAACTTACAAGCAAATGCATGAATTAGTTTGAACTTTCTCCAACTACACTATCCAGTAATATGCCTTCAGCATCTCTCCTAGCATATTGAAAATCTTCCTTTTCAGACACTTCAAGCTCTTCCCAAATTGGAATGTACATCATGTTCTCATTGTTTATGGTTTCAGTCACCTCTGTCATAGGCAAATCTACTCCTACGTCAAACAAATCACGTGACCTTGTTTTAACCACAACATGCCATCCTTTGTTCATACCATCTTCAACGTAAAACACTTGTTGAACTTGAGATGCAAATTCAAAGGGATCATCGGTCGCATGCTTACCTGTGTGAACTAGTCTAGATAGATTCACACATGTAAAACCAAATTCATCTTTCTTACAACCTCTTTTGTCATGAACATCAACCCAATCACACCTAAACAAAACAACTTTACTATCATCAAAATTGGAAAACCAAATTATGTCGTTCAATACTCCATAAAAAGGAATATCTCCTTCTACATCAACAACAACTCCACTAT
This genomic stretch from Tripterygium wilfordii isolate XIE 37 chromosome 22, ASM1340144v1, whole genome shotgun sequence harbors:
- the LOC119991449 gene encoding defensin-like protein 19; amino-acid sequence: MAAILSAINTQPNSIVHHTLRENQTMAANKAPKYGFFLAIFCILVLLVSSEVKPKEDNLCERASKTWSGGCKITSHCDNQCKTWEQAEHGACHVRNSKHMCFCYFNCKK
- the LOC119991450 gene encoding uncharacterized protein LOC119991450 encodes the protein MRKRLSSERSRGSSSRVRTSHEGGQQMTEETGEQMIEESEQESEEVPIESLDQSRTKKRRYNTFKQIWKLPRGQKIVVEFNSFGQPVGKEGGKLIKFMGSAVRKSTLAPINYKSWKKFPSRMKHDLWKVITKRFVIPIEKESIIKEWGIKTLGKNWRAFKYELRSEYFDLESMTEEEIAFLVPPKVSKDQWVSAKMSQTNKANRAKQVMTHTIGTKSFARVANEMKEKDGIAPSRGQLYINTHRRKDGSCVTENVKEKILELQDKITQNPESALSRDEDMGWRNDDVYTEVFGPDRHGRVKGVGTGPVPSQKSSMVPRQLRGFRITTNRERSNRNEEVEQLKGQVSNLQTEFKEHILGLQAQIQALMAQLQTSRNNEVHTPTSAENGAVNPSFE